GCAATCAGTGACGCATTCGTAAGATAAGTGTTCAGCCTCTCTTTACGACCCGCACCTTTTCGGTTGTATCTATATTGCAACAATATCAGGTAAATTGGACCGAATCCAAACATCACGACGGGATTACGGTATAACCGATACAAGAGTTTTCCAAAGTCAGACCGCGCCTGGTACTCCTGTACGGTTAACGTCATGATATCGCCAACGCCTCTTCGATTTAAGTTGCCGTTGCCCGCGTGGTGGACGTTGTGTTCGTACTTCCACTGATGGTACGGGAAGAAAGCCAAGATCCCGGTCACTATGCCGACAATTTCGTTGGCAAGATGACTCTTGAAGAAAGAATGGTGACAACAATCGTGAAAAATAATAAAGATGCGAACTAAAAAACCTGCTGCAGGAATCGTTAACGCCACGGCAATCCAAACCGACAGAGACAGGCTTAAATAGGCCGCGACCCAGAGGGCGAAAAAGGGGACGACAGTGTTTAGCAACTGCCACACACTCTTTTTCAAATTGGGGCTTTGATAAGGCTCAATATCTTTGCGCCAGTCCGCATGCAATTCTTCGATGTTCCTCACCTTTCCGCTTATATGGCTTGTGGTCATCATCGTACGAAAAAAAGTCTGAATACAATATGGATATTTAGTATTCCGATAGCAGCACGTGCGAGATGTCAGACAAGCCCACGGGATGTTCTGCTCCGTAATGGTTCTGGCTATTCAATCCGAATATGTTTTTGCTCATGTACCATCTTGCCATGGCACATCGGACAAGTTGGTTCATCCACATAGACAAACTCTTCCCGCGACCAACAATTGCACGTAGTGCATTGCCATATCATCTTGTCGGCGAATACCTGTTCTGCCAAGGGTTTTCTGCGGTTTCCGAAGTTTCCCATGCAATGACCTCCTCTTCCGTGCTCAGTTGTCAGTGTGGTTCCCATCCGCCAATGACTGAGGCGCTGTCAATGACGGACGCGCGCCCAATGACAGACGCACTATAAAAAGAAAGGACTGTCCTTCCGGTTGGTACCAGAGGACAGTCCCGACATTCCATCACTTAGCCAACAACGTTAGCTGCTTGCGGGCCCTTCGGACCTTGAACGATGTCAAACGTTACACGTTGGCCTTCTTCAAGGGTCTTGTAACCATCGCTTTGAATGGCGCTGAAGTGCACAAATACATCCTCGCCGCCTTCAACCTGGATAAAACCAAAGCCTTTTTCTGAGTTAAACCATTTCACGATACCTTGTTGCAATGCAATTCCTCCTGTGCTCGTCGAGCAAAATTTTGTTCATTACTTAAAAATTTATAGCCATTCTTTTCTGCACCCATTTGAGGCGCAAAAAGAACGGCTCAACATGTTTACATGAATTGTTATGGCTCATGAACGTCTTCAGCATACACTCTTTCGTGCGATATGTCAAATTGCATATTCATGTGGATCAATATTCAGCACGCCAGCCACGGTATTGGCTGTCGTGTTCGCCAATACCACCACAAGCATCGTAGGCTCACAGAGATTAACAAGGGATGACAACAAGATGAACAAGGTGCTGCCGCAAAAGAACTCCCTACATGTTTACCATCGATGGCTAACGAAAGAGGAAATGAGGGACTCTTGTCGAAAAAGAGTCAAAAACGAGACGGAAAATCAAGGAAGAATATTCATAATTGGTGAATTGCCTGGATTTATGGGTGGAGATGTATCAACAAGAGAGTGCTCAATCTGGGTAGTATGGGTTCAGGGGGTCTCAGGGTGAGTGTAAATGTATTGCGGCAATTCCTTCACCGTTCTAGAGAGTGGTCACGGGCACGCCGCGGGCTGGAGCTCTTTGAGACAGCTGCGGCAGATTTGCAGGAACTTGCAGATGCTGACACTGGTTTTTTTGTGTACAGCAAGCGAGCGATGCTGCTTGGCGTAACACCGCAAAAGCCTACAGTGTATGTTCCTTGGGGGGCATTCGCGAACGACATCGCGGAATTGCAGGCACTGATGGAAGAAGTGGTTGCGACCAAACTTGACATGTTGACTCCGCTCATGGAGCGCTGGGTTCTGGCTGAAGACATGCCTCAGGAATTACAACTGCGCTGGGGACACTATGGACTCCTCGAAATTGGTATCTGGCCGCTCATCTCGAGAGAACAAACACTCGGCGCCATTGTTGTTGCTAAAACACAAGCTGCTGTGGACCGATTAACGCTGTTCACTCGTATGGCATTACTGGATGCGTGTGCAGCCCAAATTTCCCTGGCACTGGATTTAATTCTCACAAATCGGCTCGCAGAAGAAGCGAGTCAACGGGACCTCCTGACCGGACTGCTGAATCGGCGCGGCCTCGAGTTCAGGCTCCCTCAATTCGTCGATGAATGTCGAGAAAAAGAGCGCTTTTTGATTTTCGGTCTGATTGACCTCAACGATTTAAAATTGGTGAATGACACGAAGGGACATCCTGCCGGTGACGAAGCACTTCGTGAAGTCGCGGCAATTATTCGAAGAAACGTCCGTACGACCGACCTCGTAGCGCGTCTTGGTGGAGATGAGTTTGCAGTGGCAGTCCAATCAGATGAAGCCGATGCAGAATCCGTCATGCTTCGAATCAGAGAAGCTGTTGAAATCGAATCACATGGACTTTCCGCTAGTGTTGGAGGGGCCAGGTGGGGTTTGGACGGTTCCTCGCTCGAGACATGCTATCAAATCGCCGATGAACGACTCTACGCATGTAAGAGGTTGACAAAGGCTGAACAACAGTCGCAGTAACCGTCAGGGCGACGTAAATCACGCATCAACCAGGCAGATATTTGCTGCGCTCTCAATACACTTGCCCACCCCACGCCGTTTCTTGACCAAACCTCACTCCCCTTACCCAACGTAAGTTTGTGCCGCGACATTTCATCTCACGTACACGCATGCCTCACAGGTCAGTGGATGGCGTCAAGAAGAAACTTGCCAGCGACACTCGATAAAGCGAGGCTTCCGTGCTGGTGGCCTCTTGACCATCGTTCCGTATTAGTGTACTATTCACCTAGAACACTAATACAAAGGCAGGGATTGTCATGTCGACTTTATCGACGTTGGTACGTAAGGATCTGCGCATGATGAGAAATCGATGGTTGACTGGAGTCGGTGTCATGCTGGTCATTGGTATGGCTCTTGCCGTATCCAGTTACACAGGCACATTCAACCCATCCGTTGCAACGGCGCTTGCAATCATGATGGTCATGGGCAGCTTTTTTGTTCTCCCCGCCGGGTTGTATCGCGGGCTTAACACGGAGATGAAAAGAACTCCTTCATTGTGGCTGCAAACCCCAGAGTCAGGTTGGGGAATGCTGAC
The Alicyclobacillus curvatus genome window above contains:
- a CDS encoding fatty acid desaturase, producing the protein MTTSHISGKVRNIEELHADWRKDIEPYQSPNLKKSVWQLLNTVVPFFALWVAAYLSLSLSVWIAVALTIPAAGFLVRIFIIFHDCCHHSFFKSHLANEIVGIVTGILAFFPYHQWKYEHNVHHAGNGNLNRRGVGDIMTLTVQEYQARSDFGKLLYRLYRNPVVMFGFGPIYLILLQYRYNRKGAGRKERLNTYLTNASLIALVVALCYLLGWKQFLLIEGLILYMSGMAGIWLFYVQHQFEDSYFEKAENWDYVSAALRGSSFYKLPKVLQWMTGNIGFHHIHHLGPRIPNYHLQRLYERNAYLQTVPTVGLLSSFRALRYRLWDEDTKQFLSFRRALGRMKVRNLKKPLYPASK
- a CDS encoding GGDEF domain-containing protein encodes the protein MSVNVLRQFLHRSREWSRARRGLELFETAAADLQELADADTGFFVYSKRAMLLGVTPQKPTVYVPWGAFANDIAELQALMEEVVATKLDMLTPLMERWVLAEDMPQELQLRWGHYGLLEIGIWPLISREQTLGAIVVAKTQAAVDRLTLFTRMALLDACAAQISLALDLILTNRLAEEASQRDLLTGLLNRRGLEFRLPQFVDECREKERFLIFGLIDLNDLKLVNDTKGHPAGDEALREVAAIIRRNVRTTDLVARLGGDEFAVAVQSDEADAESVMLRIREAVEIESHGLSASVGGARWGLDGSSLETCYQIADERLYACKRLTKAEQQSQ
- a CDS encoding cold-shock protein is translated as MQQGIVKWFNSEKGFGFIQVEGGEDVFVHFSAIQSDGYKTLEEGQRVTFDIVQGPKGPQAANVVG